From Paenibacillus graminis, a single genomic window includes:
- a CDS encoding FAD-dependent oxidoreductase has product MKDSHRILFEPFKIGKLELKNRFVMAPMGPGGLCNADGTFNERGVEYYVERAKGGTGLLMTGVTMVENEIEKCALPSMPCPTLNPYHFIKTGKMMTERIHAYGAKIFLQLSAGFGRVSIPSIVGKTAVAPSPIPHRWLPNVTCRELTIEEIHTYIRKFAESAAIAQKAGFDGIEIHAVHEGYLLDQFAISFFNQRTDEYGGSLRNRLRFAIEIVQAIKAECGQDYPVSLRYSIKSFIKDWRQGGLPGEEFTEQGRDIEEGIEAALILEEAGYDAFNGDVGSYDSWYWSHPPMYQEKGLYLPYNKILKSILKVPVITAGRLDDPDRASDAIRDGATDMIALGRPLLADADIPNKIRAGQIERIRPCLSCQEGCMGRLASFAAISCAVNPACGREKDYAIGKAEQPKRVLIVGGGPAGCEAARVAAVRGHEVSLHEQSSRLGGNLIAGGVPGFKEDDHLLADWYGVELNALKIDLHLNSEVTAETIAASGADAVIFATGSTPKSFAIGDSSNVYTAEEVLLGQKDPGDSTIIIGGGLVGCETALWLQEQGKKVTLVEMQEDILTIGGPLCHANEDMLRDLVAFKEIELLTDTVVAGAAAGGFVLKSKAGGERVVAADSAILAVGYAPQKKLYEELSQELTETYLLGDAKQVQNIMYAIWDAYEVVKNI; this is encoded by the coding sequence TTGAAGGACAGCCACAGAATTTTATTTGAACCGTTTAAGATCGGCAAGCTGGAATTGAAAAACAGATTCGTTATGGCTCCGATGGGACCCGGCGGACTCTGCAATGCGGACGGAACATTCAATGAGCGCGGGGTGGAGTATTATGTGGAGCGGGCCAAAGGCGGCACCGGCCTGCTGATGACAGGCGTGACGATGGTCGAGAATGAGATTGAGAAATGCGCATTGCCGTCCATGCCGTGCCCAACGCTCAACCCGTACCATTTCATCAAGACCGGCAAGATGATGACCGAACGGATTCATGCCTATGGGGCCAAAATCTTTCTGCAGCTGTCCGCAGGGTTCGGGCGCGTAAGCATTCCTTCGATTGTAGGCAAAACTGCCGTGGCTCCTTCACCGATTCCTCACCGCTGGCTGCCTAATGTAACTTGCCGGGAGCTGACGATCGAAGAAATTCATACCTATATAAGAAAATTTGCCGAATCCGCTGCCATTGCCCAAAAAGCCGGGTTCGACGGAATAGAGATTCATGCCGTGCATGAAGGTTACCTGCTGGACCAGTTTGCTATTTCCTTCTTCAACCAGCGGACCGATGAGTACGGGGGAAGCCTGAGAAACCGTCTGCGGTTTGCTATCGAAATTGTTCAGGCCATCAAAGCGGAATGCGGCCAGGATTACCCGGTATCGCTGCGGTACAGCATCAAGAGCTTCATCAAGGATTGGCGGCAGGGCGGCCTGCCCGGCGAAGAATTCACTGAACAGGGCCGGGATATCGAGGAAGGCATAGAGGCGGCACTGATTCTGGAAGAAGCCGGATACGATGCATTCAACGGGGACGTCGGCTCCTATGATTCCTGGTATTGGTCCCATCCGCCGATGTACCAGGAGAAAGGCCTGTATCTGCCATACAACAAAATTCTCAAAAGCATTCTTAAGGTTCCTGTCATCACCGCCGGAAGACTGGATGATCCGGACCGGGCCAGCGACGCGATTCGTGACGGTGCAACCGATATGATTGCCCTGGGCCGTCCGCTGCTGGCGGATGCGGATATTCCCAACAAGATCCGGGCGGGCCAAATTGAGCGGATTCGTCCGTGCCTGTCCTGCCAGGAGGGCTGTATGGGCAGACTGGCGTCTTTTGCTGCCATTTCCTGCGCCGTGAATCCCGCCTGCGGCCGGGAGAAAGACTATGCCATCGGCAAGGCAGAGCAGCCGAAACGTGTGCTGATCGTCGGCGGAGGCCCGGCTGGCTGCGAGGCGGCACGCGTGGCCGCGGTTCGCGGCCATGAGGTGAGCTTGCATGAGCAAAGCAGCCGTCTGGGCGGCAATCTGATTGCCGGCGGGGTGCCGGGGTTCAAGGAGGATGACCATCTGCTAGCCGACTGGTACGGAGTGGAACTGAACGCACTGAAGATTGATCTGCACCTGAACAGTGAGGTAACCGCAGAAACAATAGCAGCCAGTGGCGCGGATGCGGTGATTTTTGCCACAGGCTCAACGCCCAAAAGCTTCGCTATCGGAGACTCCTCCAATGTCTATACTGCTGAAGAAGTGCTGCTTGGTCAAAAGGACCCGGGAGATTCCACGATTATCATTGGCGGCGGGCTGGTTGGCTGCGAAACGGCATTATGGCTCCAAGAACAGGGGAAGAAAGTCACTCTCGTAGAAATGCAGGAGGACATTCTGACGATTGGGGGTCCGCTGTGCCATGCCAATGAAGATATGCTCCGCGATCTGGTGGCCTTTAAGGAGATCGAATTGCTCACGGATACCGTGGTGGCCGGGGCTGCAGCCGGGGGTTTTGTGCTGAAAAGTAAAGCTGGCGGGGAGAGGGTGGTTGCGGCGGATTCAGCGATTCTTGCAGTAGGTTATGCTCCACAGAAGAAATTGTATGAGGAGCTGAGTCAGGAGCTTACGGAAACGTATCTGCTGGGAGACGCCAAACAGGTGCAGAACATTATGTATGCCATCTGGGATGCATATGAAGTAGTCAAGAATATTTAA